The Microbacterium foliorum genome has a window encoding:
- a CDS encoding carbohydrate ABC transporter permease, with protein sequence MSLATRREGRTKLPPEEPSIPQRRGGTGAYWIYLLPGFALLLVVVIVPLVWNLYLTFTKWKGVRTPEFIGLQNWQKILTDSDFWTSFTNSVWMIIAMVVVPTIVGLIVAALLFDVVGRKFGGRVGSFLRATYYLPQILPIAVAGIVIGWIVRPGGDGALNQILGALGLPAYDWLGQMPSALIVLMVVMVWVQLGYPVVVFMAALQRVDPELYEAAELDGANWLQRFTSITASIIRPEIFVVTLTCTIAALKVFGPVYIITRGGPAGATLVPAYYAYQEFFTKRNVGYGATIATVLTIVVVIVSIIFIRVQNSLERKERAGL encoded by the coding sequence ATGTCACTCGCCACCCGTCGCGAGGGCCGCACGAAGCTGCCGCCCGAGGAGCCGTCGATCCCGCAGCGCCGCGGAGGGACCGGGGCGTACTGGATCTACCTGCTCCCCGGCTTCGCTCTGCTGCTCGTCGTCGTCATCGTCCCGCTCGTCTGGAACCTCTACCTGACCTTCACGAAGTGGAAGGGGGTCCGCACCCCGGAGTTCATCGGGCTCCAGAACTGGCAGAAGATCCTCACCGACAGCGACTTCTGGACCTCGTTCACGAACTCGGTGTGGATGATCATCGCGATGGTCGTGGTGCCGACGATCGTGGGGCTCATCGTCGCCGCGCTGCTGTTCGACGTCGTCGGTCGCAAGTTCGGCGGCAGAGTCGGCAGCTTCCTGCGAGCCACGTACTACCTCCCCCAGATCCTCCCGATCGCCGTCGCCGGCATCGTGATCGGCTGGATCGTGCGACCGGGCGGAGACGGAGCGCTCAACCAGATCCTGGGGGCACTCGGCCTCCCGGCCTACGACTGGCTCGGCCAGATGCCCTCCGCCCTGATCGTGCTGATGGTCGTGATGGTGTGGGTGCAGCTCGGCTACCCCGTCGTCGTCTTCATGGCCGCCCTGCAGCGGGTCGACCCCGAACTGTACGAGGCGGCGGAGCTCGACGGCGCCAACTGGCTGCAGCGCTTCACCTCGATCACCGCCAGCATCATCCGCCCCGAGATCTTCGTGGTCACCCTGACCTGCACCATCGCCGCGCTGAAGGTCTTCGGTCCGGTCTACATCATCACGCGAGGCGGACCCGCCGGTGCGACCCTCGTGCCCGCCTACTACGCGTACCAGGAGTTCTTCACCAAGCGGAACGTGGGCTACGGAGCGACCATCGCCACCGTCCTCACCATCGTCGTGGTCATCGTGTCGATCATCTTCATCCGCGTGCAGAACTCCCTCGAGCGCAAGGAAAGGGCGGGTCTGTGA
- a CDS encoding ABC transporter substrate-binding protein: MARNTRRTKTLAALAALTATGIALSGCTAGSGDDGGDGQTLTLWHYEGADSAMGKAWAEAIAIFEEETGATVEFEEKSFEQIQKTASQVLDTDAAPDLMEFNKGNATAGFLASTGLIADISDAVDEYGWDDKLAPSLQTTAKYSDDGVMGGDTWFGIPNYGEFVGVYYNEDAFAAAGLEIPTTYDEFIDVLDAFVAQGVTPLAEAGAEYPLGQLWYQLALNAGDRGFVDDYQLYKEPVDWQGPEVTAATETLQEYMDKGYIASDVSSVKAEDAGVSFINGSSPIFVSGSWWFGRFVSEATGFDWTMTAFPGADLSLGSSGNLWVVPENASNKDLAYEFIDITMRPEIQAIIGNNGGLPVAAEPADITDEKSAALIETFNGVLDADGLSFYPDWPAPGFYDVIVQELQGLITGAQDAETTNTNLGEQYDEGTSEFR, encoded by the coding sequence ATGGCACGCAACACCCGCAGGACGAAGACGTTGGCGGCCCTCGCCGCACTCACCGCGACCGGCATCGCACTGAGCGGCTGCACGGCGGGATCCGGTGACGACGGCGGTGACGGACAGACCCTCACGCTCTGGCACTACGAGGGGGCGGACAGCGCGATGGGCAAGGCGTGGGCCGAGGCGATCGCGATCTTCGAAGAGGAGACCGGAGCCACGGTCGAGTTCGAGGAGAAGTCGTTCGAGCAGATCCAGAAGACGGCCAGCCAGGTGCTCGACACCGACGCCGCCCCCGATCTGATGGAGTTCAACAAGGGCAACGCGACGGCCGGGTTCCTGGCATCCACCGGTCTGATCGCCGACATCTCCGACGCCGTCGACGAGTACGGCTGGGACGACAAGCTCGCCCCCTCGCTGCAGACGACCGCGAAGTACTCCGACGACGGCGTCATGGGAGGCGACACCTGGTTCGGCATCCCGAACTACGGCGAGTTCGTCGGCGTGTACTACAACGAGGACGCCTTCGCCGCCGCCGGCCTGGAGATCCCCACCACCTACGACGAGTTCATCGACGTGCTCGATGCGTTCGTCGCACAGGGCGTCACGCCGCTCGCCGAGGCGGGCGCGGAATACCCGCTGGGCCAGCTCTGGTATCAGCTCGCGTTGAACGCGGGCGACCGCGGCTTCGTCGACGACTACCAGCTGTACAAGGAGCCCGTCGACTGGCAGGGCCCCGAGGTCACCGCGGCGACCGAGACCCTGCAGGAGTACATGGACAAGGGCTACATCGCCTCCGACGTCTCGTCGGTCAAGGCCGAGGACGCGGGCGTCTCGTTCATCAACGGCAGCTCTCCGATCTTCGTGTCCGGCTCCTGGTGGTTCGGGCGCTTCGTCTCGGAGGCGACCGGCTTCGACTGGACGATGACCGCCTTCCCCGGCGCCGACCTGTCTCTCGGCTCCTCCGGCAACCTGTGGGTCGTGCCCGAGAACGCATCGAACAAGGATCTCGCCTACGAGTTCATCGACATCACGATGCGCCCCGAGATCCAGGCCATCATCGGCAACAACGGCGGCCTCCCGGTCGCGGCAGAGCCCGCCGACATCACCGACGAGAAGAGCGCGGCCCTGATCGAGACGTTCAACGGCGTGCTGGATGCCGACGGCCTGTCCTTCTACCCGGACTGGCCCGCCCCCGGCTTCTACGACGTGATCGTGCAGGAACTGCAGGGGCTTATCACCGGAGCTCAGGATGCCGAGACCACGAACACGAACCTCGGTGAGCAGTACGACGAAGGCACCTCGGAATTCCGTTGA
- a CDS encoding LacI family DNA-binding transcriptional regulator, with product MTTIHDVAEAAGVSISTVSYALSGKRPVSEKTRRRIEDTVRSLGYEPDAGARMLAGRRTHIFALTEPLRADTHAPTHMAFVLATTVAARRRGYDILLLTDEQASEGMNRVAASNLVDAILVLDVAPDDARADIARALRSPTVFIGIPDDAEGLTCVDLDFEATGHLAIDRLADAGHTAAVLLGQTEVSYVKSNFPRRLLRGVQAQATLRGVALEWATTGVTTTDVSAVRTAVGTALDRGIRAFVVHAVGDVHEALLAVVAERELTVGTDVSVISAAASFDTTTLPVPVDTIPLVPQQSCELAIDLAVQRLEDPHAPARIHLIPPEYLSAGSVAPARE from the coding sequence ATGACGACCATCCACGACGTGGCCGAGGCCGCCGGGGTGTCCATCAGCACCGTCTCCTACGCCCTCAGCGGTAAGCGACCCGTCTCCGAGAAGACCCGCCGTCGCATCGAGGACACCGTGCGGTCCCTCGGCTACGAGCCGGATGCCGGGGCCAGGATGCTGGCGGGGCGCCGAACCCACATCTTCGCGCTCACCGAGCCGCTTCGAGCCGACACGCACGCGCCCACCCATATGGCGTTCGTGCTGGCGACCACCGTGGCCGCGCGCCGCCGGGGGTACGACATCCTGCTCCTGACCGACGAGCAGGCATCCGAGGGGATGAACAGGGTCGCCGCCAGCAACCTGGTCGATGCGATCCTCGTGCTCGACGTCGCCCCCGACGACGCACGGGCCGACATCGCCCGCGCACTGCGCTCCCCCACCGTCTTCATCGGCATCCCCGACGACGCCGAGGGGCTGACCTGCGTGGACCTCGACTTCGAGGCGACCGGCCACCTCGCGATCGACCGCCTCGCCGATGCCGGTCACACCGCCGCCGTGCTGCTCGGTCAGACCGAGGTGTCGTACGTGAAGTCCAACTTCCCGCGCCGGTTGCTGCGCGGGGTGCAGGCCCAGGCGACGCTGCGGGGCGTGGCCCTCGAGTGGGCGACCACCGGTGTCACGACGACCGACGTGTCGGCCGTGCGCACGGCCGTCGGGACCGCCCTCGATCGCGGGATCCGCGCCTTCGTGGTGCACGCGGTCGGCGATGTGCACGAGGCACTGCTCGCGGTCGTGGCCGAGCGCGAGCTGACCGTCGGCACGGACGTGTCGGTGATCTCTGCGGCGGCGTCCTTCGACACCACGACCCTCCCCGTGCCCGTGGACACGATCCCCCTGGTGCCGCAGCAGTCGTGCGAGCTCGCCATCGACCTCGCCGTGCAGCGACTCGAAGACCCGCACGCCCCCGCGCGCATCCACCTGATCCCTCCCGAATACCTCTCCGCCGGATCGGTCGCTCCCGCCCGGGAGTGA
- a CDS encoding GNAT family N-acetyltransferase, producing the protein MSELRMVELSAATIVAVNNLSLKPGQEQFLAPVSYGIAATVIDPQTSWQRVVLEDDHVVGFVSANFDADAPEEHFRSVLWRINVDADDQGKGVGRFAVESLLDEARARGFDHVNVIYEAGEDGPEAFFLRVGFTPVGETEYSEVIAQIRIAS; encoded by the coding sequence ATGTCCGAACTGCGCATGGTCGAACTCTCCGCCGCGACGATCGTCGCCGTGAACAACCTGTCGCTCAAGCCCGGGCAGGAGCAGTTCCTCGCTCCGGTGTCCTACGGCATCGCGGCGACCGTCATCGATCCGCAGACCTCCTGGCAGCGAGTCGTGCTCGAAGACGACCACGTCGTCGGGTTCGTCAGCGCCAACTTCGACGCCGACGCGCCCGAGGAGCACTTCCGCTCCGTGCTGTGGCGCATCAACGTCGACGCCGACGATCAGGGCAAGGGCGTCGGCCGCTTCGCGGTCGAGAGTCTGCTCGACGAGGCCAGGGCGCGCGGATTCGATCACGTCAACGTCATCTACGAGGCCGGCGAAGACGGCCCCGAGGCGTTCTTCCTCCGAGTCGGGTTCACCCCGGTCGGCGAGACCGAGTACTCCGAGGTCATCGCCCAGATCCGTATCGCCTCGTAA
- a CDS encoding NADP-dependent isocitrate dehydrogenase has product MTDDAIIYTYTDEAPALATASFLPIIKAYTGQADIEVETRDISLGGRILAAFPQKLAPEQQVGDALAELGGLATLPEANIIKLPNISASIPQLKAAIAELQAQGYDIPAFPDEPTSLEEKDVRARYDRIKGSAVNPVLREGNSDRRAPLAVKNYAKKHPHRNKAFAEGSKTRVATLGHDDFKHNERSWVAAKDDVLSFRHTAADGTVTILKEGLKVLPREIIDATFLSAANLDAFLAETLETAKNDDILYSVHLKATMMKVSDPIIFGHVVRAFFHDVFAQHGDALAAAGLTPNDGLGSILAGLGGVAGGDEIAAAFDRAIAEGPRLSYTNSDKGITNLHVPSDVIVDASMPALVRNGGKLWGADGGEADTLAVIPDSSYAGVYQAVIDDVIANGPLDPATIGTVPNVGLMAQAAEEYGSHDKTFEIETAGTVQVLDSEGTVLIEHEVEPGDIWRATQTKHIPVMDWVKLAVTRARATGDPAVFWLDANRSHDAQIIAKVHQGLATLDTKGLTITILAPEEATRYTLARMRHGLDTISVTGNVLRDYLTDLFPILEVGTSAKMLSIVPLLAGGGLFETGAGGSAPKHVQQLVEQNYLRWDSLGEFFALAASLEHFADRTGNEKARVLAQTLDAATGTFLEEDRSPGRALGTIDNRGSHFYLGLYWAQELAAQTTDPELAAAFAPIAATLAENEEKIVSELNAVQGTAVEIGGYYRPDDALVQAVMRPSATLNGIVDALN; this is encoded by the coding sequence GTGACCGACGACGCCATCATCTACACGTACACGGACGAGGCACCGGCACTCGCCACCGCCTCGTTCCTGCCGATCATCAAGGCCTACACGGGACAGGCCGACATCGAGGTCGAGACCCGCGACATCTCGCTCGGCGGCCGCATCCTCGCCGCCTTCCCGCAGAAGCTCGCTCCCGAGCAGCAGGTCGGCGACGCGCTGGCCGAGCTCGGGGGGCTCGCGACGCTTCCCGAGGCGAACATCATCAAGCTGCCGAACATCTCGGCCTCGATCCCGCAGCTCAAGGCCGCGATCGCCGAGCTCCAGGCCCAGGGATACGACATCCCCGCGTTCCCGGACGAGCCCACCTCGCTCGAAGAGAAGGATGTCCGGGCCCGCTACGACCGGATCAAGGGATCGGCCGTCAACCCGGTCCTGCGCGAAGGCAACAGCGACCGTCGAGCCCCGCTCGCGGTGAAGAACTACGCCAAGAAGCATCCGCACCGCAACAAGGCGTTCGCCGAGGGGTCGAAGACCCGTGTGGCGACGCTGGGCCACGACGACTTCAAGCACAACGAGCGCTCGTGGGTGGCTGCGAAGGACGACGTCCTGAGCTTCCGCCACACTGCCGCCGATGGCACCGTCACGATCCTCAAGGAGGGGCTCAAGGTCCTGCCGCGCGAGATCATCGACGCCACGTTCCTCTCGGCCGCGAACCTCGACGCCTTCCTCGCCGAGACGCTCGAGACCGCGAAGAACGACGACATCCTCTATTCGGTGCATCTCAAGGCGACGATGATGAAGGTCAGCGACCCGATCATCTTCGGCCACGTGGTGCGCGCGTTCTTCCACGACGTCTTCGCCCAGCACGGCGACGCGCTCGCCGCCGCCGGGCTCACCCCGAACGACGGGCTCGGCTCGATCCTCGCAGGTCTGGGCGGCGTCGCCGGCGGAGATGAGATCGCCGCGGCGTTCGACCGCGCGATCGCCGAGGGGCCCCGCCTGTCGTACACGAACTCCGACAAGGGCATCACGAACCTGCACGTCCCCAGCGACGTGATCGTCGACGCCTCGATGCCGGCCCTGGTGCGCAACGGCGGCAAGCTGTGGGGCGCCGACGGCGGCGAGGCCGACACGCTCGCGGTCATCCCCGACTCCTCCTACGCAGGCGTCTACCAGGCCGTGATCGACGATGTGATCGCGAACGGCCCGCTCGACCCCGCCACGATCGGCACCGTGCCGAACGTGGGGCTGATGGCGCAGGCGGCCGAGGAGTACGGCAGCCACGACAAGACCTTCGAGATCGAGACCGCCGGGACCGTCCAGGTGCTCGACAGTGAAGGCACCGTGCTGATCGAGCACGAGGTCGAGCCCGGCGACATCTGGCGCGCCACGCAGACCAAGCACATCCCGGTGATGGACTGGGTCAAGCTGGCCGTGACCCGCGCGCGTGCGACCGGCGACCCCGCCGTGTTCTGGCTCGACGCGAACCGCTCGCACGACGCGCAGATCATCGCGAAGGTGCACCAGGGACTCGCGACGCTCGACACGAAGGGGCTGACGATCACGATCCTGGCTCCGGAGGAGGCGACGCGGTACACGCTCGCCCGCATGCGCCACGGTCTCGACACGATCTCGGTGACCGGCAACGTGCTGCGCGACTACCTCACGGACCTGTTCCCGATCCTCGAGGTCGGCACGAGCGCCAAGATGCTCTCGATCGTGCCGCTGCTCGCCGGTGGCGGCCTGTTCGAGACCGGTGCCGGTGGCTCCGCTCCGAAGCACGTGCAGCAGCTCGTCGAGCAGAACTACCTCCGCTGGGACTCGCTGGGCGAGTTCTTCGCGCTGGCGGCGTCGCTCGAGCACTTCGCCGACCGCACCGGCAACGAGAAGGCTCGCGTGCTCGCGCAGACGCTCGATGCCGCGACGGGCACCTTCCTCGAAGAGGACCGCTCACCCGGGCGCGCGCTGGGCACGATCGACAACCGCGGCAGCCACTTCTACCTGGGGCTGTACTGGGCGCAGGAGCTGGCGGCGCAGACGACGGATCCCGAGCTCGCCGCCGCATTCGCGCCGATCGCCGCGACCCTCGCCGAGAACGAGGAGAAGATCGTCTCCGAGCTCAACGCGGTGCAGGGCACGGCGGTGGAGATCGGCGGCTACTATCGCCCCGACGACGCGCTGGTCCAGGCCGTGATGCGCCCGTCCGCGACGCTGAACGGGATCGTCGACGCGCTGAACTGA